From Draconibacterium halophilum, one genomic window encodes:
- the pckA gene encoding phosphoenolpyruvate carboxykinase (ATP): protein MAKLDLSKYGIVDVQEIVHNPSYEQLFEEEMNPALEGFEKGQLTELDAVNVMTGEFTGRSPKDKYIVMDDVTKDTMWWNSPESPNDNKPITPEVWADLKKTTTDQLSGKRLFVVDTFCGANEDSRLKVRFIMEVAWQAHFVTNMFLRPTAEELETYGEPDFVVMNGSKTSNEKYKEHGLNSEVYTVFNMTEKMQVIGGSWYGGEMKKGMFAMMNYYLPLRGMASMHCSANVGEAGDVAIFFGLSGTGKTTLSTDSSRQLIGDDEHGWDNDGVFNFEGGCYAKTINLDKEAEPEIFGAIKRNALLENVTVDENGKVDFTDGSVTQNTRVSYPINHIENIAVPSKAGHAKKVIFLSADAFGVLPPVSKLTPEQTKYHFLSGFTAKLAGTERGVTAPQPTFSACFGAAFLTLHPTQYGAELVKKMEEHGAEAYLVNTGWNGSGKRISIKDTRGIINAILDGSIEKAETKNVPVFNLEVPTALPGVDSNILDPRDTYADVKEWEDKAQDLGGRFIKNFVKYTDNEEGKALVAAGPQID, encoded by the coding sequence AGAATTTACAGGCAGATCTCCAAAGGATAAGTACATCGTAATGGATGATGTAACTAAAGATACCATGTGGTGGAATAGTCCTGAATCTCCAAATGATAATAAACCAATTACTCCTGAAGTTTGGGCTGACCTAAAAAAAACGACTACTGATCAACTTTCAGGAAAGAGATTGTTCGTAGTTGATACTTTCTGTGGTGCTAACGAAGATTCTCGTTTGAAAGTTCGTTTTATTATGGAAGTTGCATGGCAGGCACACTTTGTAACAAACATGTTCTTGCGCCCAACTGCTGAAGAATTGGAAACTTATGGTGAGCCTGATTTCGTTGTAATGAACGGATCAAAAACATCAAATGAAAAATATAAAGAACACGGTCTGAACTCTGAAGTTTACACTGTATTCAACATGACTGAGAAAATGCAGGTTATCGGCGGTAGCTGGTATGGTGGTGAGATGAAAAAAGGTATGTTCGCGATGATGAACTACTACTTGCCATTACGTGGTATGGCTTCAATGCACTGTTCTGCAAACGTTGGAGAAGCAGGTGATGTTGCTATCTTCTTTGGTCTTTCAGGTACCGGAAAAACAACTCTGTCAACTGATTCTTCTCGTCAGTTAATTGGTGACGATGAACACGGTTGGGATAATGATGGTGTATTCAACTTTGAAGGTGGATGTTATGCAAAAACTATTAATTTAGATAAAGAAGCAGAGCCTGAAATTTTTGGAGCAATCAAACGCAATGCATTGTTAGAAAACGTAACTGTTGACGAAAATGGTAAAGTTGATTTTACTGATGGTTCTGTAACTCAGAACACTCGTGTATCATACCCAATCAACCATATCGAAAATATTGCAGTACCTTCAAAAGCAGGTCACGCTAAAAAAGTTATTTTCCTTTCAGCTGATGCATTTGGTGTATTGCCTCCGGTTTCTAAATTAACTCCGGAACAAACAAAATATCACTTCTTGTCAGGATTTACTGCAAAACTTGCCGGAACTGAGCGTGGAGTAACGGCTCCTCAGCCTACTTTCTCTGCTTGTTTTGGTGCTGCTTTCTTAACACTTCACCCAACTCAGTATGGTGCAGAATTAGTGAAAAAAATGGAAGAGCATGGAGCTGAGGCTTACCTGGTAAACACTGGATGGAACGGTTCAGGAAAACGTATCTCTATTAAAGACACTCGTGGTATCATCAACGCAATTCTTGATGGTTCTATCGAAAAAGCAGAAACTAAAAATGTTCCTGTATTTAATCTTGAAGTTCCAACTGCATTACCGGGAGTTGATTCTAACATTCTTGATCCACGCGATACTTACGCTGATGTTAAAGAATGGGAAGACAAAGCTCAGGATCTTGGTGGTCGTTTTATCAAAAACTTTGTTAAATATACAGATAACGAAGAAGGTAAAGCATTGGTTGCTGCCGGACCTCAAATTGACTAA
- a CDS encoding adenylosuccinate synthetase gives MIKKASIFTFLLFVVTLAIAQAPSGIPTGKAEPLEMNLPNIIFFIVLPILLLIFYIIWRRKRRK, from the coding sequence ATGATAAAAAAAGCAAGCATATTCACATTTTTACTTTTTGTTGTAACGCTGGCAATAGCTCAGGCACCAAGTGGCATCCCGACAGGGAAAGCTGAGCCTTTGGAAATGAATTTACCAAACATCATTTTTTTCATTGTTTTACCTATTTTACTGTTGATTTTTTACATTATATGGAGACGAAAGAGACGAAAATAA
- a CDS encoding GGGtGRT protein has translation MPLFESYDRRIKQIDAVLNSYGIASVEEAKQICDDKGVDVYNVVKDTQPIAFENAMWAYIVGAAIAIKKGQTEASEIAATLGEGLQAFCIPGSVADDRKVGIGHGNLAAMLLREETKCFALLAGHESFAAAEGAIKIANFANRVRKEPLRVILNGLGKDAAKIISRINGFTYVQTKFDYKTGEVAEVSRKKYSEGTRGDVNCYGADDVREGVAILHKEGVDVSITGNSTNPTRFQHPVAGTYKKECLEQGKKYFSVASGGGTGRTLHPDNMAAGPASYGMTDTMGRMHSDAQFAGSSSVPAHVEMMGLIGMGNNPMVGASVAVAVAVSQA, from the coding sequence ATGCCATTATTTGAAAGTTACGATAGAAGAATTAAACAGATTGATGCTGTTTTAAATTCATACGGAATTGCTTCGGTAGAAGAAGCAAAACAAATTTGCGACGACAAAGGTGTTGACGTTTATAACGTTGTAAAAGATACTCAGCCTATCGCATTCGAGAACGCAATGTGGGCTTATATTGTAGGTGCTGCAATTGCTATTAAAAAAGGCCAGACTGAAGCTTCTGAAATTGCTGCAACTTTAGGCGAAGGTTTACAGGCTTTCTGTATTCCGGGATCGGTTGCCGACGACAGAAAAGTAGGTATCGGTCATGGTAACCTGGCTGCAATGTTGTTGCGCGAAGAAACTAAATGTTTCGCTCTTTTGGCCGGTCACGAATCATTCGCTGCTGCCGAAGGTGCAATTAAAATTGCCAACTTCGCCAACCGCGTTCGTAAAGAGCCTTTACGTGTAATCCTTAACGGATTAGGAAAAGATGCTGCAAAAATTATCTCGCGTATCAACGGTTTCACTTACGTTCAAACTAAATTCGACTACAAAACTGGTGAAGTAGCCGAAGTTAGCCGTAAGAAATACTCAGAAGGAACTCGTGGCGATGTAAATTGCTATGGTGCCGACGATGTACGTGAAGGTGTTGCTATTCTTCATAAAGAAGGTGTTGATGTATCTATTACAGGTAACTCAACTAATCCAACTCGTTTCCAGCACCCGGTTGCAGGTACGTACAAAAAAGAGTGTTTAGAGCAAGGTAAAAAATACTTCTCAGTTGCTTCTGGTGGTGGTACAGGTCGTACGTTACACCCGGACAACATGGCTGCCGGTCCTGCTTCATATGGTATGACAGACACGATGGGACGTATGCACTCTGATGCACAGTTCGCCGGTTCTTCTTCAGTTCCTGCTCACGTTGAGATGATGGGATTGATCGGAATGGGTAACAACCCGATGGTTGGTGCTTCTGTTGCTGTTGCTGTTGCCGTTTCGCAAGCTTAA
- a CDS encoding C-GCAxxG-C-C family protein: MCTTTNTTKEFIIEEALNRFDEGYACSQSVLLAFADHFKLDKTMAKRISSTFGGGMGRLRETCGAVTGGFMVMGLAFGNEDPKDMDTKLNSYKKVRELNKLVEDIHGTTNCRQLLIKHATEAQVKDRKHHKIICRKVVGDATTLVYDILKENNEI; encoded by the coding sequence ATGTGCACGACAACAAATACCACAAAAGAATTTATCATTGAAGAGGCACTAAATCGTTTCGACGAAGGTTATGCCTGCTCGCAATCGGTATTGCTTGCTTTTGCCGATCATTTTAAACTGGATAAAACCATGGCCAAACGTATTTCTTCCACTTTTGGAGGCGGAATGGGACGTTTGCGCGAAACCTGTGGAGCAGTAACCGGCGGATTTATGGTGATGGGACTGGCATTTGGTAACGAGGACCCCAAAGACATGGACACCAAACTAAACAGCTACAAAAAAGTTCGCGAATTAAATAAACTGGTTGAGGATATTCACGGAACAACAAATTGCCGACAGCTATTAATCAAACACGCTACCGAAGCCCAGGTAAAAGACCGGAAACACCACAAAATTATTTGCCGCAAAGTAGTTGGAGATGCCACTACTCTTGTTTATGATATTCTGAAAGAAAATAACGAAATTTAA
- the eno gene encoding phosphopyruvate hydratase, whose amino-acid sequence MLISDVKAREIIDSRGNPTVEVDVTLESGAFGRAAVPSGASTGENEALELRDGDKGRYLGKGCLKAVANVNDVIAKEIIGMDATDQVAVDSKLLELDGTKTKSNLGANAMLGVSLAVAKAAAEYAELPLYKYIGGTNAKTLPVPMMNIINGGSHSDATIAFQEFMIRPIGAPTFREGLRMGAEVFHALKKVLGAKNLSTAVGDEGGFAPALGGTEEAIESILTAIKDAGYKAGRAEDGGDVSIAMDCASSEFYKDGVYDYSIFEPNGVKRNSEEQAAYLAELIAKYPIDSIEDGMDEGDWDGWVKLNAAIGDKCQLVGDDLFVTNVEYLKKGIELGAANSILIKVNQIGTLTETLDAIEMAHRAGYTSVTSHRSGETEDSTIADIAVATNSGQIKTGSMSRSDRMAKYNQLLRIEEELGASAIYGYKKIYKM is encoded by the coding sequence ATGTTAATTAGCGACGTAAAAGCAAGAGAGATTATCGATTCTCGTGGTAACCCAACTGTTGAAGTTGATGTAACACTCGAAAGTGGTGCTTTTGGCCGTGCAGCTGTTCCTTCAGGAGCATCAACCGGCGAAAATGAAGCACTTGAATTACGTGATGGCGACAAAGGCCGTTACTTAGGAAAAGGCTGTTTAAAAGCAGTGGCAAACGTTAACGACGTTATTGCAAAAGAAATTATTGGTATGGATGCTACCGACCAGGTGGCTGTTGATAGCAAATTATTGGAACTCGACGGTACAAAAACAAAATCTAACTTAGGTGCAAACGCTATGTTGGGTGTTTCGCTGGCTGTGGCAAAAGCAGCTGCCGAGTACGCTGAGCTTCCTTTATACAAATACATTGGTGGAACAAACGCAAAAACATTGCCTGTTCCGATGATGAATATCATTAACGGTGGTTCACACTCCGATGCAACTATCGCTTTTCAGGAATTTATGATCCGCCCTATTGGTGCGCCTACTTTCCGCGAAGGTTTGCGTATGGGAGCTGAAGTTTTCCACGCTTTGAAAAAAGTATTGGGGGCAAAAAACCTATCAACCGCAGTTGGCGATGAAGGTGGTTTTGCTCCAGCCCTGGGAGGAACTGAAGAAGCTATCGAATCAATCCTTACAGCTATTAAAGACGCCGGTTACAAAGCAGGTCGTGCTGAAGATGGTGGCGATGTTTCTATTGCTATGGACTGTGCTTCATCAGAATTCTACAAAGATGGTGTTTACGATTACAGCATTTTCGAGCCAAACGGCGTAAAACGTAACTCGGAAGAACAAGCTGCTTATTTGGCTGAATTAATTGCAAAATACCCTATCGATTCAATCGAAGACGGTATGGACGAAGGAGACTGGGACGGATGGGTAAAACTGAACGCTGCCATTGGCGACAAATGCCAGTTGGTTGGCGACGACCTTTTTGTAACCAACGTTGAGTACCTGAAGAAAGGTATCGAGCTGGGAGCTGCGAACTCCATCCTTATTAAAGTAAACCAAATTGGTACCTTAACTGAAACGTTAGACGCCATTGAAATGGCACACCGTGCCGGTTACACTTCAGTAACTTCTCACCGCTCGGGTGAAACTGAAGACTCAACCATTGCCGACATTGCAGTGGCTACCAACTCGGGGCAGATTAAAACAGGTTCTATGAGCCGCTCCGACCGTATGGCAAAATACAACCAGCTGCTTCGTATTGAAGAAGAACTGGGTGCAAGCGCCATTTACGGGTACAAAAAGATCTACAAGATGTAA